The following coding sequences lie in one Capsicum annuum cultivar UCD-10X-F1 chromosome 5, UCD10Xv1.1, whole genome shotgun sequence genomic window:
- the LOC124898589 gene encoding CAX-interacting protein 4-like — MDLLTKNLMLGKIEKVKAMESQCTVATNVDREANYVSNQEVFEVVAKGIKLEQQISQLFATLNQRKSDGKEVVEKSEESSPVESEKLDSSVDASDKNFIMASKGESPHLTKKEQQKSVRRKLIDEESDYEKKNLCASEQEASEHSKHEQHKSEYAESGEEEQEGFEESESEGTVSGSPSTKKQDEESPARGTLIKCPVMEESEEEIPILDLTGDSPKKKKKRGEKKRKDKGEELDREEERRVKKKAEKEEFKKVRIESLAENDKWEAVIRARDAGASSSKAPTTARLSAPDREKIADDAAKGSETHKTRA, encoded by the exons atggacttgcttaCCAAGAACTTGATGTTAGGCAAGATTGAAAAGGTCAAAGCTATGGAATCTCAGTGCACTGTGGCTACTAATGTAGATAgagaggcaaactatgtgagtaatcaggagGTTTTTGAGGTagtagccaagggaatcaag ttggagcagcagataagCCAACTTTTTGCAACACTGAACcagagaaaaagtg ATGGTAAAGAAGTTGTTGAGAAATCTGAAGAAAGcagtccagtggagtctgagaagctggatagttctgttGATGCTTCGGATAA GAACTTTATAATGGCATCTAAAGGAGAGAGTCCTCATCTTACCAAGAAGGAACAACAAAAAAGTGTACGCCGGAAACTCATTGATGAGGAGTCTGATTATGAGAAGAAGAACCTCTGTG CTTCTGAGCAGGAGGCATCTGAACATTCTAAACATGAGCAGCATAAGTCTGAATATGCTGAATCTGGAGAAGAGGAACAGGAAGGGTTTGAGGAGTCTGAGTCTGAGGGAACAGTATCCGGATCCCCGTCCACTAAAAAACAAGATGAAGAGTCTCCAGCTCGGggaacacttatcaaat GTCCAGTTATGGAAGAATCTGAGGAAGAAATTCCAATACTTGACCTTACTGGAgattcaccaaagaaaaagaagaaaagaggggAGAAAAAACGCAAAGATAAGGGAGAAGAATTGGATAGGGAGGAAGAAAGAAGAGTGAAAAAGAAGGCTGAAAAAGaggaattcaagaaagtaagaatTGAGTCCCTAGCGGAAAACGACAAATGGGAGGCAGTCATCCGAGCTAGGGATGCAGGTGCCTCATCTAGCAAAGCTCCAACCACTGCAAGGCTAAGTGCTCCCGATAGAGAGAAAATAGCTGATGATGCAGCGAAAGGGTCAGAGACCCATAAGACTCGCGCTTGA